The following are encoded together in the Bacillus sp. NP157 genome:
- a CDS encoding MFS transporter, which produces MNAVASPAATAAPAPPASLPWLGIVAVLVGAVATTLTSRLTSIGLADVRGAVSAGFDEGAWIPTAFSASQMFIGPLAIFLGRAFSPRRVLLVGCVVYGLAELLIPFAPDLRSLVVLQCLAGLGSGTFIPLTASFILLSLPRNLWPWGLGAYAMNIILGLNVASSLEGWYVEHATWHWIFWQNTLVAMPLFVLYWFGLRRIPIDHEYLRGGDFRGMLVGGIAFTLVFVALDQGDRLDWFSSHLVIGLLAAGFILLGLFLLHETTLPAPSVDFGLLIRRNVFLCIVLITATRFLVTSSNTLVANFLIQVRGLRPLDVGNALLWVALPQLVIAPTVAWLLNRIDARFAIGVGFAVASAGFLLSTGITSEWAEGDFRFALLLQAIGETLELTAVIYFFAHHVGPADGITFGALIQTARLFGGELGTSLLIMFTRKAEQWHSNLIGQHVQAGSPETSARIADYAGVVGNLSQGAGTAEARGAGLLTAAVRGQAYTLSILDGFLLAACIGTAAVLVVLCLREPPVLDNPAAVPPLPDPVRAERA; this is translated from the coding sequence ATGAACGCGGTGGCCAGCCCAGCCGCAACGGCCGCGCCAGCGCCGCCTGCCAGCCTGCCGTGGCTGGGCATCGTCGCCGTGCTGGTCGGTGCCGTCGCCACCACCCTCACCTCGCGGCTCACCTCCATCGGGCTGGCCGACGTGCGTGGCGCGGTCAGCGCAGGCTTTGACGAGGGGGCATGGATCCCCACGGCGTTCTCGGCGTCGCAGATGTTCATCGGGCCCCTCGCGATCTTCCTCGGCCGGGCATTCAGCCCGCGCCGCGTGCTGCTGGTGGGTTGCGTCGTCTACGGCCTGGCCGAGCTGCTCATCCCCTTCGCGCCGGACCTGCGTTCGCTGGTCGTGCTGCAGTGCCTGGCCGGCCTCGGCTCGGGGACGTTCATCCCACTCACCGCATCGTTCATCCTGCTCAGCCTGCCGCGCAACCTCTGGCCATGGGGCCTGGGGGCGTACGCGATGAACATCATCCTCGGCCTCAACGTCGCCAGTTCGCTCGAAGGCTGGTACGTCGAGCACGCGACATGGCACTGGATCTTCTGGCAGAACACGCTGGTGGCGATGCCGTTGTTCGTCCTCTACTGGTTCGGCCTGCGGCGTATCCCGATCGACCACGAATACCTGCGTGGCGGCGATTTCCGCGGCATGCTGGTCGGCGGCATCGCCTTTACCCTGGTCTTCGTCGCGCTGGACCAGGGCGACCGGCTCGACTGGTTCTCGTCGCACCTGGTCATCGGCCTGCTCGCCGCCGGCTTCATCCTGCTGGGCCTGTTCCTGCTGCATGAAACGACGCTGCCCGCACCCAGCGTGGATTTCGGCCTGTTGATCCGGCGCAATGTGTTCCTGTGCATCGTGCTGATCACCGCCACGCGCTTCCTGGTGACATCGAGCAACACGCTGGTCGCCAATTTCCTGATCCAGGTACGTGGGCTGCGCCCGCTCGACGTCGGCAACGCCTTGCTCTGGGTGGCGCTGCCGCAGCTGGTCATCGCACCGACCGTGGCGTGGTTGCTCAACCGGATCGATGCGCGGTTTGCGATCGGGGTGGGCTTCGCCGTCGCATCGGCGGGATTCCTGCTTTCCACCGGGATCACCTCGGAGTGGGCGGAGGGCGACTTCCGCTTCGCCCTGCTGCTGCAGGCCATTGGCGAAACACTGGAGCTGACAGCGGTGATTTATTTTTTCGCCCACCACGTAGGCCCGGCCGACGGCATCACCTTCGGTGCGCTGATCCAGACCGCGCGACTGTTCGGCGGCGAGCTGGGCACCTCGTTGCTGATCATGTTCACGCGCAAGGCCGAGCAATGGCATTCCAACCTGATCGGCCAGCACGTACAGGCCGGCTCGCCGGAGACGAGTGCGCGCATCGCCGACTATGCCGGCGTGGTCGGTAACCTCAGCCAGGGCGCCGGCACCGCCGAGGCGCGTGGCGCGGGGCTGCTGACCGCGGCCGTCCGCGGCCAGGCGTACACGCTGTCGATCCTCGATGGGTTCCTGCTGGCCGCCTGCATCGGCACGGCCGCGGTGCTGGTCGTGCTCTGCCTGCGCGAGCCGCCCGTGCTCGACAACCCGGCCGCCGTGCCGCCGCTTCCCGACCCGGTCCGCGCCGAGCGGGCGTGA
- a CDS encoding DUF2946 family protein, which translates to MALVAVWLAVLAPTVSRVTAFAFPDLGAWCAPAEGHPHGTAMQGDDDACGYCTLYAQLPGLAASFHVGHVPWPGDALASRPAGDRTFVPGTTIHVHPRGPPVLADA; encoded by the coding sequence ATGGCGCTGGTCGCCGTCTGGCTCGCCGTGCTTGCGCCGACGGTCTCGCGCGTCACCGCCTTCGCCTTCCCCGACCTCGGTGCATGGTGCGCTCCCGCCGAAGGCCATCCCCATGGCACGGCGATGCAGGGCGACGACGATGCCTGCGGCTACTGCACGCTGTACGCCCAGCTGCCCGGCCTCGCCGCCAGCTTCCATGTGGGCCACGTGCCCTGGCCCGGCGATGCCCTCGCCTCTCGGCCGGCCGGCGATCGCACCTTCGTCCCGGGCACCACGATCCACGTCCATCCCCGAGGTCCACCGGTCCTGGCAGACGCCTGA
- a CDS encoding TonB-dependent receptor gives MPFLAIEGRVLARAIACTLAACACRAHADDQPPPRTTDLREVRVSATSHGTAVDPDMPAAVETITPAKLARLNIVNTEDALKYLPAFGIRKRFVGDENATFSVRGTSNQQSARGLVYLDGLLLSNLLGNNWANPPRWSMAFADNLDRIDVVYGAYSALYPGNSIGATVLMTTRMPDKLEATADVQAFTQHVHTYGVDRDYGGSKQTATLGDRRGRFAFLIGISHLQSNGQPLVYGVQNRSATPGVNRPVTGAIGDTGTTGLPREVLGINSEGQEATRQDEAHARFTYDFTPELTAAATIGYWKQDLVHRTDTFLRDAGGNPIWSGPVSIEGRQYTLPANFFAPSSRQSRNYLYGLSLGTHRASGWNVEGNVSYFDMDRNRDRTANAVSYDGPGLLTAGDGSRWRTFDLRASHTPEVTAAGTHALSLGYHYDGYRLDNASYALAGWRNGDAGALTAANGGSTQTQAVYVQDAWQLDDRWRLTTGARYEQWRAFNGSRATATATTGYAEREETHTSPKASLSYAASDSLLLRLSAARAYRFPTVNELFQGTFNGISLVNNDPNLKPENDLSRELSAEWYRDNGVTRFTVFRSDTRNTLFSQTDTTVFPNVTNVQNVDLVRTRGAEASYDGAGVFSPWLDLSANLAYTQATTVHNHRNPSSEGKQFYRIPRWRTNVVATAHASDRLAFTLAGRYSGRQYNTLDHSDIDPDTFGGASDFVVFDAKVGWEWNEHVTLSVGVDNLTNRRYYVYYPYPSRTWLAEAKFRL, from the coding sequence ATGCCTTTCCTTGCCATCGAGGGACGCGTGCTCGCGCGCGCCATCGCCTGCACCCTGGCCGCATGCGCGTGCCGCGCGCATGCCGACGACCAGCCGCCGCCGCGCACCACCGACCTGCGCGAAGTGCGCGTCTCCGCCACCAGCCACGGCACCGCCGTCGACCCGGACATGCCCGCCGCCGTGGAAACGATCACCCCGGCGAAGCTCGCCCGTCTCAACATCGTCAATACCGAGGATGCGCTGAAGTACCTGCCAGCCTTCGGCATCCGCAAGCGATTCGTCGGCGACGAAAACGCCACCTTCTCCGTGCGTGGCACCAGCAACCAGCAAAGCGCGCGCGGGCTGGTCTACCTCGATGGCCTGCTGCTCTCCAACCTGCTCGGCAACAACTGGGCCAACCCGCCGCGCTGGTCCATGGCCTTCGCCGACAACCTGGATCGCATCGACGTCGTCTACGGCGCCTATTCCGCGCTCTACCCGGGCAACAGCATTGGCGCCACGGTGCTCATGACCACGCGGATGCCGGACAAGCTCGAAGCCACGGCCGACGTGCAAGCGTTCACCCAGCACGTGCATACCTACGGCGTGGATCGCGATTACGGTGGCAGCAAGCAGACCGCGACCTTGGGCGACCGCCGCGGCAGGTTCGCCTTCCTCATCGGGATCTCGCACCTGCAATCGAATGGGCAGCCGCTGGTCTACGGGGTGCAGAATCGCTCGGCCACGCCGGGTGTTAACCGGCCCGTGACCGGGGCGATCGGCGATACCGGCACCACCGGCCTGCCGCGAGAGGTGCTGGGCATCAACAGCGAAGGCCAGGAGGCGACCCGCCAGGACGAGGCGCACGCGCGCTTCACCTATGACTTCACGCCCGAACTCACGGCCGCGGCCACCATCGGTTACTGGAAGCAGGACCTGGTCCATCGCACCGACACTTTCCTGCGCGACGCCGGCGGTAACCCGATATGGTCCGGCCCCGTCAGCATCGAAGGTCGCCAGTACACCTTGCCCGCCAACTTCTTCGCACCCAGCAGCCGACAGAGCCGCAACTATCTCTACGGCCTTTCGCTCGGCACGCATCGCGCCAGCGGATGGAACGTCGAAGGCAATGTGTCGTACTTCGACATGGACAGGAACCGCGACCGCACCGCCAACGCGGTGAGCTACGACGGCCCCGGCCTGCTTACCGCAGGCGACGGCAGCCGCTGGCGCACGTTCGACCTGCGCGCCAGCCACACGCCCGAGGTGACGGCGGCCGGTACGCATGCGCTCAGCCTTGGCTACCACTACGACGGCTACCGCCTCGATAACGCGTCCTACGCGCTGGCGGGATGGCGTAACGGCGACGCCGGCGCGCTCACGGCGGCCAATGGCGGCAGCACCCAGACCCAGGCCGTGTACGTGCAGGATGCGTGGCAGCTCGACGACCGCTGGCGGTTGACCACGGGCGCGCGTTACGAGCAGTGGCGTGCGTTCAATGGCTCGCGCGCGACGGCGACGGCCACCACCGGTTACGCCGAGCGCGAGGAAACCCACACGTCGCCGAAAGCGTCGCTGTCCTACGCCGCGTCGGATTCACTGCTGCTGCGCCTGTCCGCGGCGCGAGCCTACCGGTTCCCGACCGTCAACGAACTGTTCCAGGGCACCTTCAACGGGATCAGCCTGGTCAACAACGATCCGAACCTGAAACCGGAAAACGACCTCTCGCGCGAGCTCTCCGCGGAGTGGTATCGGGACAACGGGGTCACCCGGTTCACCGTGTTTCGCAGCGACACGCGCAACACGCTGTTCAGCCAGACCGATACCACCGTGTTCCCCAACGTGACCAACGTGCAGAACGTCGACCTGGTGCGCACGCGCGGCGCGGAGGCCAGTTATGACGGCGCGGGCGTTTTCTCGCCCTGGCTCGACCTGTCGGCCAACCTCGCCTACACGCAGGCGACGACGGTGCATAACCATCGCAACCCGTCGTCCGAGGGCAAGCAGTTCTACCGGATCCCGCGCTGGCGGACGAACGTCGTCGCTACCGCGCACGCCAGCGACCGGCTCGCCTTCACGCTCGCCGGTCGCTACTCGGGCCGCCAGTACAACACCCTCGACCACAGCGACATCGATCCGGATACCTTCGGCGGTGCGAGCGACTTCGTGGTGTTCGATGCAAAGGTGGGCTGGGAATGGAACGAGCACGTCACGCTGAGCGTCGGCGTCGACAACCTCACCAATCGCCGCTACTACGTGTACTACCCCTATCCCTCGCGCACGTGGCTGGCCGAGGCGAAGTTCCGGCTATAG
- the lanKC gene encoding class III lanthionine synthetase LanKC codes for MERYRELLPYTAVDREFFEPFARHVIDPSHFESVVRRQLPADWALHRSGVWLHARPPRARLPIQGWKIHVSSIASSARIVLAIASAIFVASGVAFKFAGDLRLLAAINGKRWSRGGSGKFITVYPEDLRVFRRVLDDLAAALAGYHGPHILTDRRHPDCAIVSYRYGGILSDYRVDASGHREWLLRRPDGGVQPDDRQPRYAVPAWLNDPLGEQTPVVDEPPLLCAGRFRPTRALAFSAAGGVYLADDLLEGRRVVIKEARPCIGAAELATDSLRKEFRLLGRLAPLMVAPRPVAFFAEWEHRFLAEEWLEGDTLRGWLARRYPWLRPRATRADVAEYFDEACTVFTSFAHTLQRVHAAGISVGDLSFHNCIVDPSGQVRLVDLETAVEDGLDHVADAWTPGFASPTASRGSHREAVAADRYAFGANLFAACLPANALLPLDPAVMPRIVRRFVDEMGYPRAYADTVASLMADDPSARPDPLVAMAGLRRAIDGMPRDAEPVPHRRARLEPSTGTAERLFGYIDRHARQPRDDRYVPAGPPAFESHPYGVAHGAAGILHAYLRSQRKPPSNLLPWLCEGLDRSRERGAGLVGGDAGIAWTLFDAGDDAHARALLQATPLEGAVQERAGLHEGIAGWGLARLKAWHATADDAFLLAASLAGDRLLANAMAVDGTLCWPDVARQPLGLAQGASGVALFLLHLHLATHAARYLDAACSALDFDLSRAVADPHGSPSWPAYVGAPTLLPYLRQGTAGVLAVAARVHAVSGYARFRDAILASESDLFRRHAISPGLFDGLAGIGETLLDLATFLPDRAALYRDHAMRVASGVELFLLPRDDCLAVPGTELVRISCDLATGNAGVGMFLERLTQGGRASFMLDEALPAATQRRCVAVA; via the coding sequence ATGGAGCGATACCGGGAACTGTTGCCGTATACCGCAGTGGATCGTGAATTCTTCGAACCCTTCGCTCGCCACGTGATCGACCCGAGCCATTTCGAGTCGGTGGTGCGTCGGCAACTACCGGCCGACTGGGCGCTGCATCGCTCGGGCGTGTGGCTGCATGCCAGGCCACCCAGGGCACGCCTGCCCATTCAAGGATGGAAAATCCACGTGTCGTCGATCGCATCGAGTGCCCGGATCGTACTTGCCATCGCCAGCGCGATCTTCGTGGCCAGCGGCGTGGCGTTCAAATTCGCCGGGGATCTTCGCCTGCTGGCGGCCATCAACGGCAAGCGCTGGTCGCGCGGGGGCTCCGGCAAGTTCATCACCGTGTACCCGGAAGACCTGCGTGTGTTCCGTCGCGTGCTCGACGACCTCGCCGCGGCACTCGCCGGATACCACGGGCCGCACATCCTCACCGATCGCCGGCATCCGGACTGCGCCATCGTGTCGTATCGCTACGGCGGCATCCTCAGCGACTATCGCGTCGACGCGAGCGGGCACCGTGAATGGCTGTTGCGCCGGCCCGATGGCGGGGTGCAGCCGGACGACCGCCAGCCGCGCTACGCCGTGCCCGCGTGGCTCAACGATCCGCTGGGCGAACAGACGCCCGTCGTGGATGAACCGCCGCTGCTCTGTGCCGGGCGTTTTCGCCCCACCAGGGCGCTGGCCTTTTCCGCGGCCGGTGGCGTGTACCTGGCGGACGACCTGTTGGAAGGACGCCGCGTGGTGATCAAGGAAGCGCGGCCATGCATCGGCGCCGCGGAGCTGGCTACCGACAGCCTGCGCAAGGAATTCCGCCTGCTTGGCCGGCTGGCGCCGCTCATGGTGGCGCCGCGGCCGGTCGCCTTCTTCGCCGAGTGGGAGCACCGGTTTCTCGCCGAGGAATGGCTCGAAGGCGATACCTTGCGCGGCTGGCTGGCCCGGCGCTATCCATGGCTGCGCCCGAGAGCGACGCGCGCCGATGTCGCGGAATACTTCGATGAGGCGTGCACGGTATTCACCTCGTTCGCGCATACGCTGCAACGCGTGCACGCGGCGGGCATCTCGGTGGGCGACCTCTCGTTCCACAATTGCATCGTCGACCCTTCCGGCCAGGTGCGGCTGGTTGACCTGGAAACCGCGGTCGAGGACGGCCTGGACCACGTGGCCGATGCCTGGACGCCCGGCTTCGCGAGCCCGACGGCGTCGCGTGGCTCGCATCGGGAGGCCGTTGCCGCGGATCGTTACGCCTTTGGCGCCAACCTGTTCGCCGCCTGCCTGCCGGCCAATGCCCTGTTGCCGCTCGATCCGGCTGTGATGCCGCGGATCGTGCGGCGCTTCGTCGACGAGATGGGTTACCCGAGGGCGTATGCCGACACCGTGGCAAGCCTGATGGCCGACGACCCTTCCGCGCGTCCCGATCCCCTGGTGGCGATGGCAGGCCTGCGCCGGGCCATCGATGGCATGCCGCGTGACGCCGAGCCCGTGCCGCATCGTCGTGCCAGGCTGGAGCCGTCGACGGGCACCGCCGAGCGATTGTTCGGTTACATCGATCGCCATGCGCGCCAGCCACGCGACGACCGCTATGTACCCGCCGGGCCGCCTGCCTTCGAGTCGCATCCCTACGGCGTGGCACACGGCGCGGCCGGTATCCTGCACGCCTACCTGCGCAGCCAGCGCAAGCCCCCGTCGAACCTGCTGCCGTGGCTCTGCGAAGGCCTGGACAGGAGCCGCGAGCGTGGAGCGGGCCTGGTCGGCGGCGACGCAGGCATCGCCTGGACCTTGTTCGACGCGGGCGATGACGCGCATGCACGCGCCCTGCTGCAGGCCACGCCACTCGAGGGTGCCGTGCAGGAGCGCGCCGGCCTGCACGAAGGCATCGCTGGCTGGGGCCTCGCGCGGCTGAAGGCCTGGCACGCGACAGCGGACGACGCATTCCTATTGGCCGCCTCGCTGGCGGGCGACCGGTTGTTGGCGAACGCCATGGCCGTCGATGGGACGCTGTGCTGGCCCGATGTCGCGCGCCAGCCGCTCGGCCTCGCGCAGGGTGCCAGCGGCGTGGCGCTTTTCCTGTTGCACCTGCACCTGGCTACGCATGCAGCGCGCTATCTTGACGCGGCGTGCAGCGCTCTCGATTTCGACCTGTCCCGTGCGGTCGCCGATCCGCACGGTTCGCCATCGTGGCCCGCATATGTCGGCGCGCCGACCCTGTTGCCGTACCTGCGCCAGGGCACGGCGGGCGTCCTCGCCGTGGCCGCGCGGGTACACGCGGTGTCCGGATACGCCCGTTTCCGCGATGCGATCCTGGCCTCGGAAAGCGACCTCTTCCGCCGGCATGCGATCAGCCCCGGCCTGTTCGACGGCCTCGCCGGCATCGGCGAAACCCTGCTCGACCTCGCCACCTTCCTGCCCGACCGCGCCGCGCTGTATCGCGACCACGCGATGCGGGTCGCGTCCGGCGTCGAGTTGTTCCTGCTGCCCCGCGACGACTGCCTGGCCGTGCCTGGTACCGAGCTGGTCCGGATCAGTTGCGACCTCGCCACGGGGAACGCCGGTGTCGGCATGTTCCTGGAACGGCTCACCCAGGGCGGACGCGCTTCGTTCATGCTCGACGAAGCGTTGCCCGCCGCCACGCAACGACGCTGCGTGGCGGTGGCCTAG
- a CDS encoding PAS domain-containing protein — MAPLAAAASMLALGEVASLAHRLALLAAGLAGSTLIGAIGGRRILSSLRTVSDLLAALREGDYGMRGHVRPGHDPLQGLIDGVNQLSDELRTVRRTRVEASRFLGKTLVALHSPVIVVDEAGAIRLINPAARRLVGAERQPVVGRTPAQVGLAEALDVPDGSILTHRFACAGGRWAVRRAVWYSEGRGNTMVMLHDLSAALSEEERRAWQRLIRVLGHELNNSLTPIGSLADTLGRLLSRHGAATPQDELRIGLEAIARRSASLARFIGGYGRLAHLPPLAVQPLRLDRLLARVSALEQRVPVQVDGTLALMIDGDEDQLGQVFVNLLRNAAESALLTGGGVRIDWSVEHGEACVRIVDEGVGLPSSDSLFVPFFTTKPDGSGIGLGLARLIVEAHGGSVALADRTDGMGAIATVRLTGGRVARTK, encoded by the coding sequence GTGGCACCACTGGCCGCGGCGGCCAGCATGCTGGCGCTGGGTGAGGTCGCGTCGCTGGCGCATCGACTCGCCCTGCTCGCGGCCGGCCTCGCCGGTTCGACGCTCATTGGCGCGATCGGGGGGCGTCGGATCCTTTCCTCCCTCCGCACCGTGTCCGACCTGCTCGCAGCCCTGCGTGAAGGTGACTACGGCATGCGCGGGCACGTGCGGCCGGGGCACGATCCCCTGCAGGGCCTGATCGACGGGGTCAACCAGCTCTCGGATGAACTGCGCACCGTGCGGCGTACGCGGGTGGAGGCCTCGCGTTTCCTCGGCAAGACCCTTGTCGCCCTGCATAGCCCGGTGATCGTGGTCGACGAAGCGGGTGCGATCCGGCTGATCAACCCGGCTGCCCGTCGCCTGGTCGGCGCGGAGCGGCAGCCCGTGGTTGGCCGCACGCCGGCACAGGTGGGCCTCGCCGAAGCGCTGGACGTGCCCGATGGCAGCATCCTTACCCACCGGTTCGCCTGCGCGGGCGGTCGCTGGGCGGTACGTCGCGCGGTCTGGTACAGCGAAGGACGTGGCAACACGATGGTGATGCTGCATGACCTGAGCGCCGCCCTGAGTGAGGAAGAGCGCCGGGCCTGGCAACGACTGATCCGCGTGCTCGGCCACGAGCTGAATAATTCGCTCACCCCGATCGGCTCGCTGGCCGATACGCTCGGCCGGTTGCTCTCACGGCACGGCGCCGCCACGCCGCAGGACGAATTGCGGATTGGCCTCGAAGCGATCGCAAGGCGCTCGGCTTCGCTGGCACGCTTCATCGGTGGCTACGGACGGCTTGCGCACCTGCCGCCGCTGGCGGTCCAGCCGCTTCGCCTGGATCGCCTGCTGGCGCGCGTGTCCGCGCTGGAACAGCGAGTACCCGTGCAGGTTGACGGCACGCTGGCGCTGATGATCGACGGCGACGAGGACCAGCTCGGCCAGGTTTTCGTAAATCTGCTGCGCAACGCCGCGGAGTCCGCGTTGCTCACTGGCGGGGGCGTGCGCATCGACTGGAGCGTCGAACACGGCGAGGCATGTGTGCGCATCGTCGACGAAGGCGTAGGGCTGCCCAGCTCCGACTCGCTGTTCGTCCCGTTTTTCACCACCAAGCCGGACGGCTCGGGTATCGGCCTGGGGCTGGCGCGGCTCATCGTCGAGGCACATGGCGGATCAGTCGCACTGGCGGATCGCACCGATGGCATGGGCGCGATAGCGACGGTGCGCCTCACGGGTGGTCGGGTGGCGCGTACGAAATAG
- a CDS encoding sigma-54 dependent transcriptional regulator, translating into MTEGVTAMNTHPSNIPPVLVVDDNVDIRLALCMLVRSEGMDAIEAASPQAACDVVARQVIACAVVDLNYATDTTSGREGLQLVSRLRELAPDMPILVITAWGSVELAVEAMRRGAEDFIEKPWNRTRLLNSLRNQVALHGMREENRRLRAESALNREVAGALCATESSAMRRVNELVERIAQGDANVLVLGENGTGKSLLARDVHVRSSRAAFPLIRADMGSLPEARFVDDMFGEEAAGAPGRFELAHRGSLVLEEVSSIPLPHQAKLLRVLEHGELERAGSRQTRRVDVRVISTSNADVEAATRASRFRPDLLYRLNAMQVRLPALRDRSEDVMPLARHFLLRECRRLGRALPRFSPSAERALRAHDWPGNVRELEHAIERAVLTNTGSEIDTDALALRRAMDAPLVLDSLTLPEAEQLLIRHAMERSENHLQRAADTLGISRQALYRRLEKQRGRATAEPVD; encoded by the coding sequence ATGACTGAAGGAGTGACCGCGATGAATACCCATCCGTCGAACATCCCGCCCGTGCTTGTCGTGGACGACAACGTCGACATTCGCCTGGCCCTGTGCATGCTAGTGCGCAGCGAGGGCATGGACGCCATCGAGGCAGCGTCGCCCCAGGCAGCATGCGACGTCGTCGCGCGCCAGGTGATTGCATGCGCCGTGGTCGATCTCAACTACGCCACGGATACCACCTCCGGACGCGAAGGACTACAGCTGGTGAGTCGCCTGCGCGAGCTTGCGCCCGACATGCCGATCCTGGTGATCACCGCGTGGGGCAGCGTGGAGCTTGCCGTGGAGGCGATGCGGCGTGGGGCGGAGGACTTCATCGAGAAGCCTTGGAATCGCACGCGCCTTCTCAACAGCCTGCGCAACCAGGTAGCGCTGCATGGCATGCGCGAAGAAAATCGCCGCCTGCGCGCGGAGAGCGCGTTGAATCGCGAAGTGGCCGGTGCACTATGCGCCACCGAATCCTCGGCCATGCGACGGGTGAACGAGCTGGTCGAACGGATCGCGCAAGGCGACGCGAACGTGCTGGTGCTCGGTGAAAACGGCACCGGCAAATCGCTGCTGGCCAGGGATGTCCACGTGCGCTCGTCCCGCGCCGCGTTCCCGTTGATCCGTGCCGACATGGGTAGCCTGCCCGAGGCGCGATTCGTGGATGACATGTTCGGCGAGGAAGCTGCGGGTGCACCCGGGCGTTTCGAACTTGCCCACCGGGGCAGCCTGGTCCTTGAAGAAGTATCGAGCATTCCCCTGCCGCACCAGGCCAAGCTGTTGCGCGTGCTCGAGCACGGCGAGCTCGAACGCGCCGGCTCGCGCCAGACACGTCGCGTCGACGTGCGCGTCATCTCCACCAGCAACGCCGATGTGGAAGCCGCGACGCGGGCGAGCCGTTTCCGTCCCGACCTGCTGTATCGGCTCAACGCCATGCAGGTGCGCCTGCCGGCGTTGCGTGACCGTAGTGAAGACGTCATGCCGTTGGCACGCCATTTCCTGTTGCGCGAATGCCGGCGGCTCGGTCGCGCCCTGCCGCGGTTCTCGCCATCGGCCGAACGCGCGCTGCGCGCGCATGACTGGCCAGGCAACGTGCGCGAACTGGAGCACGCGATCGAACGTGCCGTGTTGACGAACACCGGCAGCGAGATCGATACCGACGCACTGGCCCTGCGTCGCGCGATGGACGCGCCACTGGTGCTGGACTCCCTGACCCTGCCCGAGGCCGAGCAACTGCTGATCCGCCACGCCATGGAACGCAGCGAAAACCATCTGCAGCGTGCGGCGGACACCCTCGGCATCTCGCGGCAAGCGCTGTATCGCCGCCTGGAGAAACAACGGGGCCGCGCCACCGCCGAGCCGGTCGACTGA